The DNA window ACGGAAACCCGCCGGGCTCCGTGACCGGCTGCCGACTCCTACCGCCCGGCCGACGGACCGCGACAGCGCCGCGAGGTGATCGCCTCCTTCGACCGGAACCGACAGCCGCACTCGACGCAGCGGACGAACGGCTCGCCGGGGTCGGTCTCCAGCCGGTGACCGCCGACGACGAACGGTCGGGTGACCGCACGCGGCCGGATTCGGTCGGGGATCGTGGTCTCCGGCGTCTCGCTCAACGCGGCCCGGAGGCCGATGGTGTCGACGTCGACCGGGTCGAACCGGCCCGCCTCCAGCGCCGCCTCGCGGTCCGCGACCTCGGTCCAGCCGGTGACGACGACCGGGGAGTCGGTCTCGGTGTCGCTCACGACGACGACGAACCGGATCCCGCCGTCGACGAGCGCGAACCGCCACCCGTCGGTCCGGTTCCAGCGCAGCTGTCCCCGCCGGATCGCCTCGGTCACGGTCCGCGTGGAGACGTACCGGCCGGGCTGTTCGAGCCGCTCGTGGAAGTGGTTCGTGAGCGCGTACAAACCGGGGTCGCGGAGGGGAGGGTCCTCCGGAGTTCGGCTCCGCGGGGGGACCGACCGCCCGCGGTCGGGGCCGGGCGGCCGGCCTCTGGGGGCGGTCGATCGCCCTCGAGCCGCCGCGGTGTCGGGCGATCCGGGTCGCGCGGTCGACGCGCGGCGTCCGTCGGCCTCGGGTGACGCCGCGTGCGGTGCGGTCCGACGCTCCGTCGATCCGGGACGGGGGACCTCCTCGGCCCCCGACCCGCCCTGTCGGGATGCCACTGCGTGTGGATATAGAGCGTCCCCTTAAGTGTGTTACGGCGACCCACGATCGCGGGGAACGGACGGGAGACGAAGGGGAGTCGGGCGGCCGCCGCTCGTACCCGGACTCGAGACCGGGTGCTCACTCGTGGCCGGAGACGCGAACCGGCTCGTCGAGCATCCAGTCGTGGCCGCTCCCGAAGCTCATACAGCCGAGACAGAGGCGGCTCACGGTCGTCCCCGTGTTCCCGAGCGTGGTGTACTCCATACGCACGGTCCCCTCGCCCGCGGCATAAGTCCCGTGGCGGGTCGTCACCGCCGGATCCGGGCCGGGATCGCCGGGCCACCGCGGCGTACCCTTTATACGACCGGCCGCGTTACCGTCGCGTATGCCCCAGTGTGAAATGTGTGGTTCCGAGCAGACCTCCCTGACGACGACGAAGGTCGAAGGCGCGGAGTTGGAGCTCTGCAGCTCCTGTACGGACTTCGGCACGGAGGTCCGCGAGGAGCCGAGCGGCTCGACGGGGAGCAAGTACTCGACGAGCTCCAGCTCGGGAACGCCCTCCTCGTCCTCCTCGAGCGGTTCCGGCGGGTCTAGCGGGTCCGGCGGCTCGCGGCGTCGCCGCGACATGTTCGACGACATGGAGGAGATCGCCACCGACTACGACGACCGGATCCGCAACGCTCGGGAGGCGAAGGGGTTGAGCCAGGAGGAGCTGGCGGACGACCTCAACGAGAAGGCGAGCCTGATCCGGAAGCTCGAGCGCGGCGACACCCTCCCCACCGACGAGATCCAGCGGAAGCTCGAGCGCGCGCTCGACGTCTCGCTCGTCGAGGGCGAGGACGTCGACGCCGACTGGGAGTCGAACGACGCCGGCACGATGACGCTCGGCGACGTGGTCAAACGGAAGGACTGACGCCCGAACGCGACCCGCCGCCGGCACCGAGTCGGCCGGACCGCCTCGCCGTCATTCTTCCTCGACGTGTACCCACATTCCGACGAGGAGGACCGCGATCAGGCCGAACGCGACGAGCGAGAGGTTCGGGATGGTGAGCCCGACGACCGGGTCCCGCCACTGGACGGCCGCGCACGGTCCCCCGAACGTACAGCGTCCCGTTGTGGCCTGGAGGAAGGAGTGGTAGCCGGCGAGACACAGCCCGGGGATCACGAGCGGGAGGGCGGTCCGCCGGACGGCCGTCCGCTTTTCGAGGGTCGCGACGCCGAGGACCACGACGAGCGGGTACATCAGGATACGCTGGTACCAACAGAGCGTACACGGCTCGAGGCCGAGACCGAGACTGAACCGGAGACTCCCGGCCGTCGCGACCGCCGCGACGAGGGTCGCGGTCGACAGCCACGCGGTCGCGCGATCGGGACGGAACGACGCGGCCGTCATGCCGTCGCGTCGTCCTCGTCGGGGGGTTCCGACTCCCAGTACCTGTCGGTCAGGTAGTCGATGATCCGGTCGACGGTGTCGGGATCGTAGCTCCAGAAGCCGTAGAACCGGCCGGGTTCGCGCTCCTCGGCGAGCAGCACGCACTTCGCGCCGTCGAAGCCGCCGCCGTCGTAGGCGACGAACCACGTCTCGCGGATCTCCGCGGTGCGGCCGATGTGGACCTCGTACTGGTCGGTCTCGGGCGCGTCTCCCTCGGCGGCCGCGTACGCGTGGACGTCGAGGCGCTCCTTGCCGGCGAGCCGGTCGTACGTGTTCGCCTCGCCGGTGAGGACGTCGAGCGTCTGGAACCCGGCGTGGAGCTCGCCGCCGCCGACGCGCCAGGCGCGGTCCTCGATCTCGCGGGAGGCGGCGACCATCTCGGCGCGCGAGTAGGAGGTGAAGAGCGTCCCGTCGAGGTGATCGAGTATCGGCTGACCGACGCGCCGGGGAGGGGTCTCCCCGTCGCCCTCGGCCGACTCGCCATCGGCCGACTCGCCATCGGCTGACTCCCCCTCGGCCGACTCGCTCCCGGAACGGTCCCCGTCGTCGCCCGCGGGAGGGAGGAGGTCGTCGATGGCGGCCGCGGTGACGAACTCGCCGTCGCGGGAGAGGACGGCGTAGCCGGTCGGACCCTCCTCCGGGCGCTCGGCGACCACGCGGAGGTTGCGGTCGGCGAAGTGCTCCGCGAGCGTTTCGGCGACGCTCGGGTCCGGATCGAACACCGTCAGCGTGGCCTCGCGGGCCTCGACCCCGGAGATGATCTCGATGAGCGACATGCGATATCCGACCCGTCGAAACGCGGGTCGGTGTGTCGGTATCTCCCGTGGGTTAAGAGTGTTGCTCCGGAGGACCCGGTTCCGGGAGACCCCGGCTCCGTGAACCCCCGTTCCGGAAGCCCCCGACTCCGAGAGACTCGACCGACCACGAAGGTATTTGCGGCCCCGTCCGTTACCCCGGGTATGTTCATCCTGGTGAACCTGAAGGCGTACCCCTGTGATCCGATCGAGGTCGCGACCGCCGCCCGTGACGTCGCCGAGGCGTCGGGCGCGCGGATCGGCGTCGCGCCGCAGGCGGCCGACCTCGCCCGCGTCGCGGAGACGGGCGTCGAGACGTGGGCCCAGCACGTCTCGCCGAACGGACACGGCTCCCACACCGGGTCGACGCTGGCGGAGGCGGTCGCCGACAACGGGGCCGAGGGGACGCTGATCAACCACTCGGAGAATCGTCTCAAGCTCGCCGACATCGACGGCTCCGTCGAGGCGGCCGAGCGGGCCGACCTGGAGACGGTCGTCTGTGCGAACAACCCGGCGCAGATCGGCGCGGCCGCGGCGCTCTCGCCCGACGCGGTCGCCGTCGAGCCGCCGGAGCTCATCGGCGGCGACGTCTCCGTCGCGACGGCCGACCCCGGCATCGTCGAGGACGCGGTCGCGGCCGCCGAGGCCGTCGACCCCGACGTCGACGTGTTCTGCGGGGCCGGCGTCTCGACCGGCGACGACGTGGACGCGGCGGGCGAGCTGGGCGCGTCCGGCGTCCTCCTCGCCTCGGGCGTCGCCAAGGCGGACGACCCGGCGGCGGTGCTCGAGGACCTCGTCTCGGGGCTCTGAGTCGGGTCCGATTCTGCGGGGCGTCGGCGGGGCGTCGACCGAACGCCGACCCTCCCTCGACGGCGGGCGACTGGGTTTGCGGGTCAGTATAAAGACACCGATGTGAGTGCCTACCACGATCGCGGAAACCGCAACACTGCGTCGGGATCGATTCGATCCGCATGTCGGGCCGTCTAGTAACCTTTAACCGACACAAGCCGGTATTCACGTGCAAGATGGCGACCAACAAGATCCTCGGTATCGACCTCGGTACCACCAACTCCGCGTTCGCGGTGATGGAGGGCGACGAGCCCGAGATCATCGCGAACGCGGAGGGCGACCGGACGACCCCGTCGGTCGTCGCCTTCTCCGACGACGGCGAGCGGCTCGTCGGGAAGCCGGCGAAGAACCAGGCCGTCCAGAACCCCGACCGAACGATCCAGTCGATCAAACGCCACATGGGCGAGGACGGCTACACCGTCGAGGTCGGGGACGACGAGTACAGCCCCGAGCAGATCTCGGCGATGATCCTCCAGAAGATCAAACGCGACGCCGAGGAGTACCTCGGCGACGACGTCGAGAAGGCGGTCATCACGGTCCCCGCCTACTTCAACGACAAGCAGCGCCAGGCGACGAAGGACGCCGGCGAGATCGCCGGCTTCGACGTCGAGCGCATCGTCAACGAGCCGACCGCCGCCTCCATGGCGTACGGGCTCGACGACGAGTCCGACCAGACCGTCCTCGTGTACGACCTCGGCGGCGGCACCTTCGACGTGTCGGTCCTCGATCTGGGCGGCGGCGTCTACGAGGTCGTCGCCACGAACGGGGACAACGACCTCGGCGGCGACGACTGGGACGAGGCGCTCATCGACCACATCGCCGAGGAGTTCGAGAACGACCACGGCATCGACCTCCGCGAGGACCGGCAGGCGCTCCAGCGGCTGAAGGACGCCGCCGAGGAGGCGAAGATCGAGCTATCGAACAAGAAGGAGACGACGGTCAACCTCCCCTTCATCACCGCGACCGACAGCGGTCCGGTCCACCTCGAGCAGTCGATCACGCGGGCGACCTTCGAGAGCCTCACCACGGACCTCCTCGACCGAACGGTCGAGCCGACCGAGCAGGCGCTCGCCGACGCCGGCTACGAGAAGGGCGACATCGACGAGGTCATCCTCGTCGGCGGCTCCACCCGGATGCCGCAGGTCCAGGAGAAGGTCGAGGAGCTCGTCGGCCAGGAGCCGAAGAAGAACGTCAACCCCGACGAGGCGGTCGCGCTCGGCGCGGCGGTCCAGGGCGGCGTGCTCTCCGGCGACGTCGACGACATCGTGCTGCTCGACGTGACGCCGCTCTCGCTCGGCATCGAGGTGAAGGGCGGGCTCTTCGAGCGGCTCATCGAGAAGAACACCACCATCCCGACCGAGGAGTCGAAGGTGTTCACCACGGCCGCGGACAACCAGACCTCCGTCAACGTCCGCGTCTTCCAGGGCGAACGCGAGATCGCCGAGGAGAACGAGCTGCTCGGCGCGTTCCAGCTCACGGGTATCCCGCCCGCGCCGGCCGGCACCCCCCAGATCGAGGTCTCCTTCAACATCGACGAGAACGGCATCGTCAACGTCGAGGCCGAGGACCAGGGCTCCGGCAACGCCGAATCGATCACCATCGAGGGCGGTGTCGGCCTCTCCGACGAGGAGATCGAGGAGATGCAAGAGGAGGCCGAGAAGCACGCCGAGGAGGACGAGAAGCGCCGCGAGCGCATCGAGGCGCGCAACGAGGCCGAGACGGCGATCCAGCGCGCGGAGACCCTCCTCGAGGAGAACGAGGAGGAGGTCGACGACGACCTCGTCGCCGA is part of the Halorubrum aethiopicum genome and encodes:
- a CDS encoding multiprotein bridging factor aMBF1, with the translated sequence MPQCEMCGSEQTSLTTTKVEGAELELCSSCTDFGTEVREEPSGSTGSKYSTSSSSGTPSSSSSSGSGGSSGSGGSRRRRDMFDDMEEIATDYDDRIRNAREAKGLSQEELADDLNEKASLIRKLERGDTLPTDEIQRKLERALDVSLVEGEDVDADWESNDAGTMTLGDVVKRKD
- a CDS encoding disulfide bond formation protein B; its protein translation is MTAASFRPDRATAWLSTATLVAAVATAGSLRFSLGLGLEPCTLCWYQRILMYPLVVVLGVATLEKRTAVRRTALPLVIPGLCLAGYHSFLQATTGRCTFGGPCAAVQWRDPVVGLTIPNLSLVAFGLIAVLLVGMWVHVEEE
- a CDS encoding DICT sensory domain-containing protein, whose protein sequence is MSLIEIISGVEAREATLTVFDPDPSVAETLAEHFADRNLRVVAERPEEGPTGYAVLSRDGEFVTAAAIDDLLPPAGDDGDRSGSESAEGESADGESADGESAEGDGETPPRRVGQPILDHLDGTLFTSYSRAEMVAASREIEDRAWRVGGGELHAGFQTLDVLTGEANTYDRLAGKERLDVHAYAAAEGDAPETDQYEVHIGRTAEIRETWFVAYDGGGFDGAKCVLLAEEREPGRFYGFWSYDPDTVDRIIDYLTDRYWESEPPDEDDATA
- the tpiA gene encoding triose-phosphate isomerase, coding for MFILVNLKAYPCDPIEVATAARDVAEASGARIGVAPQAADLARVAETGVETWAQHVSPNGHGSHTGSTLAEAVADNGAEGTLINHSENRLKLADIDGSVEAAERADLETVVCANNPAQIGAAAALSPDAVAVEPPELIGGDVSVATADPGIVEDAVAAAEAVDPDVDVFCGAGVSTGDDVDAAGELGASGVLLASGVAKADDPAAVLEDLVSGL
- the dnaK gene encoding molecular chaperone DnaK encodes the protein MATNKILGIDLGTTNSAFAVMEGDEPEIIANAEGDRTTPSVVAFSDDGERLVGKPAKNQAVQNPDRTIQSIKRHMGEDGYTVEVGDDEYSPEQISAMILQKIKRDAEEYLGDDVEKAVITVPAYFNDKQRQATKDAGEIAGFDVERIVNEPTAASMAYGLDDESDQTVLVYDLGGGTFDVSVLDLGGGVYEVVATNGDNDLGGDDWDEALIDHIAEEFENDHGIDLREDRQALQRLKDAAEEAKIELSNKKETTVNLPFITATDSGPVHLEQSITRATFESLTTDLLDRTVEPTEQALADAGYEKGDIDEVILVGGSTRMPQVQEKVEELVGQEPKKNVNPDEAVALGAAVQGGVLSGDVDDIVLLDVTPLSLGIEVKGGLFERLIEKNTTIPTEESKVFTTAADNQTSVNVRVFQGEREIAEENELLGAFQLTGIPPAPAGTPQIEVSFNIDENGIVNVEAEDQGSGNAESITIEGGVGLSDEEIEEMQEEAEKHAEEDEKRRERIEARNEAETAIQRAETLLEENEEEVDDDLVADIEAAIEDVEETLEDDDAETEEIEEVTEALSEQLQEIGKQMYQQQAAQAGPGGAGGAGPGGMGGMGGPGGAAGPGGMGGEDADGDEYVDADFEDVDDENDENEE